A genome region from Arachidicoccus soli includes the following:
- a CDS encoding RrF2 family transcriptional regulator has protein sequence MNNVQFATYLHILVLLELNEGSLLSSSYISESININAAIVRKAVGELRQAGLVESKEGKGGGTRLSKAAKEILLSDIYKVINGVSILGKTNSPNPKCPIGKQINSHIIHLYSETEKSLVNHLQKITLEEFAGQFI, from the coding sequence ATGAATAACGTACAATTTGCCACCTATTTACACATTCTTGTATTATTAGAACTTAACGAAGGCTCTTTATTATCTTCTTCTTATATCTCTGAAAGTATTAACATAAATGCTGCTATTGTAAGAAAAGCCGTTGGTGAATTGCGACAAGCTGGTTTAGTGGAAAGTAAAGAAGGAAAAGGTGGGGGCACACGCCTTTCAAAAGCAGCAAAAGAAATCCTTTTATCTGATATTTATAAAGTCATAAATGGTGTGTCAATTTTAGGAAAAACCAACTCTCCTAATCCTAAATGTCCGATAGGAAAACAAATTAATTCACATATTATTCATCTCTATTCTGAAACGGAAAAAAGCTTAGTAAATCATCTCCAAAAAATTACATTAGAAGAATTTGCTGGACAATTTATATAA
- a CDS encoding NUDIX domain-containing protein encodes MYCFRVSQCQSQERTADDIWQNLHEFYLVETEAQPNWNKKDIEELLQNQFSIKPLSIKISKELIQQLTHQKIKAVFIEAELNKKPGSLKNQTWLKLEQIRELAFPKLVKDFIRMK; translated from the coding sequence ATGTATTGTTTCAGGGTGTCCCAGTGTCAAAGTCAGGAAAGAACTGCTGATGATATCTGGCAAAATCTGCACGAATTTTATTTAGTAGAAACAGAAGCGCAGCCCAACTGGAATAAAAAAGATATCGAAGAACTTCTGCAAAATCAATTTTCAATAAAACCTTTATCAATAAAAATATCGAAGGAGCTAATTCAACAACTTACTCACCAAAAAATTAAAGCCGTTTTTATTGAAGCTGAATTAAATAAAAAACCTGGCTCATTGAAAAACCAAACTTGGTTAAAGCTAGAGCAGATTAGAGAGCTGGCATTTCCCAAACTAGTTAAGGACTTTATAAGAATGAAGTAA
- a CDS encoding IS1634 family transposase: MFVRKKSNASGIVSVQVIDKSHGNYQVVKTIGSSADAVEVQSLYLKGKRWIEAHLGQQDMFNQADQAQEEKQVVEYLFSNIESVLINGTQLILEKVFKSVGFDKLGDDVLKHLVTARLSQPLSKSATVTYLKDHFDEDLHYQKIYRYMDKLYNTKQEEIQRISVDHSRKVLGDEIGLLFYDVTTLYFETDHSDDLRERGFSKDGKHAQPQVVLGLLVSRGGYPLSYSIFNGAQYEGRTMLPIVEDFVTRFKLNDFVIVADSGLMNKKNKDLLNSAGYKYILGARIKNESEKTKDWILSLNKSDGIFNEKKIKGTRLIVGYSSKRAKKDKYNRDKGIKRLEAAYKSGKVTKDHINKRGYNKFLEISQDIKVTISQEKIKEDERWDGLKGYITNTDLPAMEVYEQYNGLWVIENAFRVTKGTIELRPMFHFTPKRIEAHVTICFVAFKVYKELERILKLKGINLSVDKVLNIAKTITTIKVRLPKSDTVMTKTMLLTPRHQSIADLIYYDI, from the coding sequence ATGTTTGTACGAAAAAAATCCAATGCCAGCGGTATCGTTAGTGTACAGGTTATCGATAAAAGCCATGGCAATTATCAGGTCGTTAAAACAATTGGTAGCAGCGCTGATGCAGTAGAAGTCCAATCTCTTTATTTAAAAGGGAAAAGATGGATTGAAGCTCACCTGGGACAGCAAGATATGTTCAATCAAGCTGACCAGGCGCAAGAGGAAAAGCAGGTTGTCGAATATTTATTCTCCAACATTGAAAGCGTTTTAATCAATGGGACACAATTGATATTGGAGAAGGTATTCAAATCTGTGGGCTTTGATAAGCTCGGTGATGATGTTTTAAAACATTTGGTTACCGCCCGATTGAGTCAGCCTTTGAGTAAGTCGGCAACTGTGACTTATTTGAAGGATCATTTTGATGAAGATCTCCATTATCAAAAGATATACCGGTACATGGATAAGCTTTATAATACAAAGCAGGAAGAAATTCAGAGAATCAGCGTGGACCATAGCCGCAAAGTACTGGGGGATGAAATTGGTCTATTGTTTTATGACGTAACTACTTTATATTTTGAAACAGATCATAGTGATGACCTAAGAGAAAGAGGCTTTTCAAAAGACGGCAAACATGCTCAACCACAGGTAGTGCTTGGTTTACTTGTCAGCCGGGGAGGTTACCCCCTATCTTATTCAATTTTTAATGGCGCACAATATGAAGGCCGCACAATGCTCCCGATTGTGGAGGACTTTGTCACACGGTTTAAATTAAATGATTTTGTCATTGTCGCTGACTCTGGTTTAATGAATAAGAAAAATAAAGATCTCTTGAATTCCGCCGGCTACAAATACATTTTAGGTGCAAGAATAAAAAACGAATCCGAAAAGACCAAGGATTGGATTTTGTCATTAAACAAATCAGATGGTATATTTAATGAGAAGAAAATAAAGGGGACAAGACTTATCGTCGGTTATTCATCCAAAAGGGCGAAGAAAGATAAATATAACCGGGACAAAGGCATAAAGCGATTAGAAGCTGCCTATAAAAGTGGCAAGGTCACCAAAGACCACATCAACAAACGTGGGTACAATAAGTTCCTGGAAATATCCCAGGATATAAAAGTCACCATAAGCCAAGAGAAGATCAAGGAAGATGAAAGATGGGATGGATTGAAAGGTTATATAACCAACACCGATCTGCCAGCCATGGAAGTTTATGAACAATATAATGGATTGTGGGTGATAGAAAACGCCTTTCGAGTGACCAAAGGAACCATAGAGCTGCGCCCTATGTTCCATTTTACTCCAAAGAGAATTGAGGCCCACGTAACTATCTGTTTTGTGGCGTTTAAGGTATATAAGGAATTAGAGCGTATCCTAAAATTGAAGGGGATTAATTTAAGTGTAGATAAAGTCCTAAATATAGCAAAAACGATCACAACAATTAAAGTGCGGTTACCGAAAAGCGATACTGTGATGACTAAAACCATGCTGCTTACCCCAAGGCATCAATCAATAGCAGATCTAATATATTATGACATTTGA
- a CDS encoding Rrf2 family transcriptional regulator, which translates to MNNVQFATYLHILVLLELNEGSLLSSSYISESININAAIVRKAVGELRQAGLVESKEGKGGGTRLLTLTP; encoded by the coding sequence ATGAATAACGTACAATTTGCCACCTATTTACACATTCTTGTATTATTAGAACTTAACGAAGGCTCTTTATTATCTTCTTCTTATATCTCTGAAAGTATTAACATAAATGCTGCTATTGTAAGAAAAGCCGTTGGTGAATTGCGACAAGCTGGTTTAGTGGAAAGTAAAGAAGGAAAAGGTGGGGGCACACGCCTCCTGACTTTGACACCATAG
- the mutY gene encoding A/G-specific adenine glycosylase → MSFAEKLLHWHETENNRQMPWKGEKDPYKIWLSEIILQQTRVEQGWRYYENFIKNFPQIQDLANAKDEKVFKLWEGLGYYNRCKNLLDTARFITHNLKGNFPDDYSKILSLKGIGPYTAAAICSFAYNQPFAVVDGNVFRVLSRIFGIETATDSTEGKKIFSQLAEKSLAKKEAAKYNQAIMDFGATICKPANPLCSSCVMKNDCFAFKEGKVNLLPIKEKILLKKIRHFSWFVLKVKDETFIHKRTADDIWQNLHEFYLVETEAQPNWNKKDIEELLQNQFSIKPLSIKISKELIQQLTHQKIKAVFIEAELNKKPGSLKNQTWLKLEQIRELAFPKLVKDFIGMK, encoded by the coding sequence ATGTCCTTCGCAGAAAAATTACTTCACTGGCACGAAACTGAAAATAACCGGCAGATGCCTTGGAAGGGCGAAAAAGATCCTTATAAAATTTGGCTGAGTGAAATAATTCTGCAGCAAACGCGCGTGGAGCAAGGTTGGCGCTACTATGAAAACTTTATAAAAAACTTTCCCCAAATTCAAGATTTGGCAAATGCAAAAGATGAAAAGGTTTTTAAACTTTGGGAAGGTTTAGGGTACTACAATCGTTGTAAAAATCTCTTAGACACTGCAAGATTTATAACTCATAATTTAAAAGGAAATTTTCCTGATGATTATTCTAAAATACTTTCGCTAAAAGGAATCGGGCCATACACCGCAGCTGCCATTTGTTCCTTCGCTTACAACCAACCTTTCGCAGTAGTTGATGGCAATGTTTTTCGGGTTCTATCGCGCATATTTGGGATTGAGACAGCCACAGATTCTACGGAAGGTAAGAAAATATTTAGCCAATTGGCTGAAAAATCATTAGCGAAAAAAGAAGCAGCGAAATACAATCAGGCAATAATGGATTTTGGCGCCACAATATGCAAACCCGCTAACCCACTTTGTAGTAGTTGTGTAATGAAAAATGATTGCTTCGCATTCAAAGAAGGAAAAGTAAACCTGCTACCCATAAAAGAGAAAATATTATTAAAAAAAATAAGGCACTTTTCATGGTTTGTTTTAAAAGTAAAAGACGAAACATTTATTCATAAAAGAACTGCTGATGATATCTGGCAAAATCTGCACGAATTTTATTTAGTAGAAACAGAAGCGCAGCCCAACTGGAATAAAAAAGATATCGAAGAACTTCTGCAAAATCAATTTTCAATAAAACCTTTATCAATAAAAATATCGAAGGAGCTAATTCAACAACTTACTCACCAAAAAATTAAAGCCGTTTTTATTGAAGCTGAATTAAATAAAAAACCTGGCTCATTGAAAAACCAAACTTGGTTAAAGCTAGAGCAGATTAGAGAGCTGGCATTTCCCAAACTAGTTAAGGACTTTATAGGAATGAAGTAA
- a CDS encoding DMT family transporter: protein MKSALLKLHLAVFLWGFTGVLGRAISLNTGLLVWWRMFITVVCMWILFILLRKTEKISLKNFLIIGGIGTILACHWLCFYGSIKYANVSIALTCLSASGFVSAVLEPLFFRRKINPKELLFGLFTVVGIFLVYKGNVRFSVGIYIGIAATFLTVIVSILNKKLVDNFKPETLTIYQLTGGFIGLSILMPLYNHFFPEKTYLPEHSDWIWLIVLAVVCTIFTFILYTQALKHLSAFTMNLTLTLEPVYGIILAFLIYKENKDLSSSFYIGFILIIAAVVFQTRSITKRPRIIVPRE from the coding sequence ATGAAATCAGCGTTGCTTAAACTACATTTAGCAGTTTTTTTATGGGGCTTTACGGGTGTTTTAGGAAGAGCTATTAGTCTAAATACAGGTCTTCTTGTTTGGTGGCGAATGTTTATCACAGTTGTTTGCATGTGGATTCTTTTTATTTTACTTAGAAAAACAGAAAAAATATCTTTAAAAAACTTTTTAATAATTGGCGGCATAGGAACTATTCTTGCTTGCCACTGGCTTTGCTTTTATGGGAGTATAAAATATGCCAATGTTTCTATTGCGCTTACTTGTTTATCTGCATCGGGGTTCGTTTCTGCTGTATTAGAACCTTTATTTTTTAGAAGAAAAATTAATCCAAAAGAATTACTATTCGGCTTATTTACCGTAGTAGGAATTTTTTTGGTCTATAAAGGGAATGTACGCTTTTCAGTAGGTATTTATATTGGAATCGCAGCTACTTTCTTAACTGTAATTGTTTCTATTTTAAACAAAAAACTAGTAGACAATTTTAAACCGGAAACACTTACTATTTATCAGTTAACCGGAGGTTTTATTGGTCTTAGTATTTTAATGCCCTTATATAACCATTTTTTCCCAGAAAAAACTTACCTACCGGAACATTCCGATTGGATTTGGCTGATAGTTCTAGCCGTAGTTTGTACTATTTTTACCTTTATACTTTACACACAAGCGCTCAAACATTTAAGTGCCTTTACAATGAACTTGACGCTGACTTTAGAACCCGTCTACGGAATCATTCTCGCATTTTTAATTTACAAAGAGAACAAGGATTTATCTTCTTCTTTTTACATTGGTTTTATCCTGATCATCGCAGCCGTAGTTTTCCAAACACGTAGCATTACAAAACGCCCAAGAATTATTGTACCAAGAGAATAA
- a CDS encoding ABC transporter ATP-binding protein has translation MEPIISIRELIKSFGTKEVLKNINLDVFPGQVLGYIGPNGAGKSTTVKILCGLINDFEGTVTIKNMDMKEDPINAKKIIGYVPESAELYDVLTPMEFLSFMGNLYEMDETICNNRIIKLLTAFGLEDNINQRMESFSKGMRQKVLIASGILHNPDIIILDEPLSGLDANSVIVIKDLISRLAKEGKTIFYCSHMMDIVEKVSDRIILINNGNIIADGSIGELRAQQGEQSLEQIFSHLTNINTDGASNDLMNAFN, from the coding sequence ATGGAACCGATCATTTCTATTCGAGAACTTATAAAATCTTTTGGCACAAAAGAAGTACTAAAAAACATAAACCTGGATGTTTTTCCGGGCCAAGTTTTGGGTTATATTGGACCGAATGGTGCAGGTAAAAGTACAACTGTAAAAATCCTTTGTGGCCTTATCAATGATTTTGAAGGAACAGTTACTATCAAAAATATGGATATGAAAGAAGATCCCATTAACGCAAAAAAAATAATTGGTTATGTTCCAGAATCTGCAGAATTGTACGATGTATTAACGCCGATGGAATTTTTATCTTTTATGGGAAACTTGTATGAAATGGACGAAACTATTTGCAACAATAGAATTATAAAACTGCTGACTGCTTTTGGCTTGGAGGATAATATTAACCAAAGAATGGAAAGCTTTAGTAAGGGAATGCGGCAGAAAGTTTTGATTGCTTCCGGTATTTTACACAATCCCGATATTATTATTTTAGATGAACCTTTGAGCGGTTTGGATGCAAATAGCGTAATTGTTATTAAAGATTTAATCAGTCGTTTGGCAAAAGAAGGTAAAACTATTTTTTATTGTAGCCATATGATGGACATTGTTGAAAAGGTGAGTGATCGTATCATATTAATCAACAATGGTAACATCATAGCAGATGGAAGTATTGGGGAATTAAGGGCACAACAAGGAGAGCAAAGTTTAGAGCAAATATTTTCGCACCTTACCAACATCAATACTGATGGGGCATCCAACGATTTAATGAACGCATTTAACTAA
- a CDS encoding Sec-independent protein translocase subunit TatA/TatB, which yields MGELSFEKLLIIAVVIMVLFGAKKIPELMRGLGKGVREFNDGKNGILRDMEGKANNASPDATTTTKQSSTITDVEHETVK from the coding sequence ATGGGAGAGCTAAGTTTCGAAAAATTACTTATAATTGCTGTAGTAATCATGGTATTGTTCGGCGCAAAAAAGATTCCGGAATTAATGCGTGGTCTTGGTAAAGGTGTACGCGAATTCAATGATGGTAAAAATGGCATTTTAAGAGATATGGAAGGGAAAGCCAACAATGCTTCTCCAGATGCAACGACTACGACAAAGCAATCAAGTACTATTACTGATGTAGAACATGAAACGGTAAAGTAA
- a CDS encoding IS1634 family transposase → MDRVRHEIILHLGKLEELETPEQKRDMAIRINTLMRQYHRKELDLFKHEDPQVEILAQKFFKEILEKQRVDTASGKSRLVIDEHSVKNKDVREVGTEWLCKQALDQLGLCSFLQHQGWEEEKIQLAYTHIISRCAYPASELRTSEWIRQNSSICEVTGYPISKVTKDKLYHITKELYNIKDALEKHLSYRTSELFDLEDEIILYDLTNTYYEGAMRSSQLAKFGRSKEKRSDAKLVVLALVVNLEGFVKYSQIFEGNMADSTSLQKLIEDLSLRTSSAQRKPTIVMDAGIATQKNLELLKSKKFEYMCVARSSLNKYTIDTDSDPVKIADKKGQPLTLQKVKVEGNTDTWLLVHSEAKAVKESGMNSRFSQRYEQGLENIRASLTKKSGVKKQEKVSERIGRLKAKYPSMNRYYDIQLAIDENGIVTELTWQQKPVEKKEGHYLLRTTLDEKQEATQWAVYNAIRNIEGSFRCLKNDLDLRPIFHKTDEASMAHLHLGILAYWTVNTLRYQLKAKGIQNEWTDIRRIMDTQKLVTTTMVDQYDQLITIRQCSEPEAKVMEIYTALNYKLQPFTRKKSVVPLSENQKIETPATRAKRSG, encoded by the coding sequence ATGGACCGTGTTCGTCATGAAATAATTTTACATCTGGGAAAGCTGGAAGAATTAGAAACACCTGAGCAAAAAAGGGACATGGCTATACGTATCAATACGCTGATGCGACAGTATCATCGTAAGGAGCTTGATTTGTTTAAGCATGAAGATCCACAAGTAGAAATATTAGCCCAGAAATTTTTCAAAGAGATCCTTGAAAAGCAGCGTGTAGACACAGCTTCAGGCAAGTCTCGTCTGGTCATAGACGAGCACAGTGTCAAAAACAAGGATGTTCGGGAAGTAGGCACAGAATGGCTGTGTAAGCAGGCCTTGGATCAGCTAGGGCTTTGCTCTTTCTTACAACATCAAGGGTGGGAGGAAGAAAAAATACAATTGGCTTATACACATATCATCAGCCGGTGCGCTTATCCTGCATCCGAACTGAGGACCAGCGAATGGATCCGGCAGAACTCCTCCATTTGCGAGGTCACAGGTTATCCCATAAGTAAAGTCACCAAGGATAAGCTATACCACATTACCAAGGAGCTTTACAACATTAAAGATGCCCTGGAAAAGCACCTAAGTTATCGCACCAGTGAGCTTTTTGATCTGGAGGATGAAATCATCCTTTATGACCTAACGAACACGTATTATGAGGGCGCCATGCGCAGTAGCCAATTGGCTAAATTTGGGCGTAGTAAAGAAAAGCGCAGTGATGCCAAATTGGTGGTATTGGCATTGGTCGTGAACCTGGAAGGTTTCGTCAAATACTCTCAGATCTTTGAAGGCAATATGGCAGATAGCACCAGCCTGCAGAAGTTAATAGAGGACTTATCCCTCAGGACGTCTTCTGCGCAGCGAAAACCCACGATCGTCATGGACGCCGGGATCGCTACTCAAAAGAACCTGGAACTTCTTAAGAGCAAAAAGTTTGAATATATGTGCGTAGCAAGATCTAGCCTGAATAAATACACTATAGATACAGATAGTGATCCTGTTAAGATAGCGGACAAAAAAGGCCAACCCTTGACCCTGCAAAAAGTAAAAGTAGAGGGCAATACGGACACCTGGCTTCTTGTACATAGTGAAGCAAAGGCAGTGAAGGAATCCGGCATGAACAGTCGTTTCAGTCAGCGCTATGAACAAGGCCTGGAAAATATAAGGGCTAGCCTGACAAAGAAAAGTGGTGTCAAGAAACAGGAAAAGGTCAGTGAGCGGATAGGGCGGCTTAAAGCCAAATATCCAAGCATGAATAGATATTACGATATCCAACTAGCTATTGACGAAAATGGTATCGTAACGGAACTTACCTGGCAACAAAAGCCTGTGGAGAAAAAAGAGGGCCATTACCTGTTACGAACAACGCTTGATGAAAAACAGGAAGCCACGCAGTGGGCAGTGTATAATGCTATAAGGAACATTGAAGGCTCATTTCGTTGTTTGAAAAACGATCTGGATCTAAGACCCATCTTTCATAAAACAGATGAAGCCTCTATGGCACACCTGCATCTGGGTATCTTGGCTTACTGGACCGTTAATACACTCAGATATCAGCTTAAAGCGAAAGGCATCCAAAATGAATGGACCGACATCAGAAGAATTATGGATACCCAAAAACTGGTGACCACTACCATGGTCGATCAGTATGATCAGTTGATTACCATACGCCAATGTAGTGAACCGGAGGCTAAGGTTATGGAGATTTATACCGCATTAAATTACAAGCTCCAACCGTTCACTCGCAAAAAATCTGTAGTCCCACTTTCTGAAAATCAAAAAATTGAAACGCCTGCTACTAGGGCTAAACGATCGGGTTAA
- a CDS encoding ATP-dependent Clp protease ATP-binding subunit gives MDSNFSPQVKEIITFSREEALRLGNDFIGTEHLLLGLIREGDNAAIRILKQLNIDLYELRKQVEMAVKDKTGKNIGDINSLPLTKQAEKVIRITVLEAKALKSPQIETEHLMLSILKNKENIATQILNQFDVDYELFRNEIGIVRDTETRSEFDEHEEEFDDEKRSFGSQRTARPAASTTKSRTPVLDNFGRDITRLAETNQLDPIVGRENEIERVSQILSRRKKNNPILIGEPGVGKTAIIEGLALRIVQRKVSRVLFDKRVISLDLPALVAGTKYRGQFEERMKAIMNELEKNRDVILFIDEMHTIVGAGGASGSLDASNIFKPALARGDLQCIGASTLDEYRMYIEKDGALDRRFQKVLIEPPSVEETIQILNNIKGKYEEYHSVEYDAEAIDACVKLSDRYMTDRLLPDKAIDVLDEVGARVHLKNINVPQNILELEKQIEEIKVEKNKVVKNQRFEEAATLRDTEKKLGESLEKAKSDWEEETKNKRYPITEDAIAEVISMMTGIPVKRMVQAETEKLRKMQEDMGTMVIGQNEAINKVVKSIQRNRVGLKDPKKPIGSFIFLGPTGVGKTELARALARHLFDSEESLIRIDMSEYMEKFSVSRLIGAPPGYVGYEEGGQLTEKVRRKPYSVILLDEIEKAHPDIYNILLQVLDDGVLTDGLGRKIDFKNTLIIMTSNIGVRQLKEFGDGVGFATAARVLNQEENNKAVIEKALKRTFSPEFLNRIDDVIIFNSLTKENIFSIIDILMEKVYGRLKSMGLELELTEEAKNFISDKGYDVQFGARPLHRAIQKYLEDPLAEEILNHSVKEGDALTAKFDKEKEKIFFEIKKKSKSRV, from the coding sequence ATGGACAGTAATTTTTCACCACAAGTAAAAGAGATTATCACTTTCAGTCGCGAAGAAGCATTGCGTTTGGGGAACGATTTTATAGGCACCGAACACTTGTTGCTAGGCTTGATAAGAGAAGGTGATAACGCCGCTATACGTATATTGAAACAGCTCAATATAGATTTATACGAATTGCGCAAACAAGTTGAAATGGCCGTAAAAGATAAAACGGGCAAAAACATTGGAGACATCAACAGTCTGCCATTAACCAAGCAGGCAGAAAAAGTGATACGTATCACCGTTTTAGAAGCTAAAGCTCTAAAAAGCCCACAAATAGAAACGGAACATTTAATGCTTTCTATTCTGAAAAACAAAGAGAATATTGCTACTCAAATTCTTAATCAGTTCGATGTAGATTATGAATTATTCCGCAACGAAATTGGTATCGTTCGCGACACAGAAACTCGTTCAGAATTTGACGAGCACGAAGAAGAGTTTGACGACGAAAAACGTAGTTTCGGTTCTCAACGCACGGCACGACCTGCAGCCAGCACAACAAAAAGCCGCACTCCGGTATTGGATAATTTCGGAAGAGATATTACGCGACTTGCTGAAACAAATCAACTCGATCCAATTGTTGGCCGGGAAAATGAAATCGAACGTGTTTCGCAAATATTATCAAGAAGAAAAAAGAATAATCCGATTTTGATTGGCGAACCTGGTGTGGGAAAAACCGCTATTATAGAAGGTTTGGCATTGCGTATCGTACAACGAAAAGTAAGTCGGGTACTATTTGATAAACGTGTTATTTCTTTGGATTTACCGGCATTGGTCGCTGGCACAAAATATCGCGGACAATTCGAAGAAAGGATGAAGGCTATCATGAATGAGCTTGAAAAAAACCGCGATGTAATTCTTTTCATTGATGAAATGCATACAATAGTTGGAGCAGGGGGTGCAAGTGGATCTTTGGATGCCAGCAATATATTTAAACCTGCACTAGCTCGTGGAGACTTGCAATGCATCGGAGCCAGCACTTTGGACGAATATAGAATGTATATTGAAAAAGATGGTGCACTTGACAGGCGCTTTCAGAAAGTATTGATTGAACCACCAAGTGTGGAAGAAACCATTCAGATACTGAACAATATCAAAGGCAAATATGAAGAATACCATAGTGTGGAATATGATGCAGAAGCTATTGATGCCTGTGTAAAATTAAGCGACCGTTATATGACTGATCGTTTATTGCCAGATAAGGCAATAGATGTGTTGGATGAAGTTGGTGCACGTGTACATTTAAAAAATATAAACGTTCCACAAAATATTCTCGAATTAGAAAAACAAATAGAAGAAATAAAAGTCGAAAAAAACAAGGTGGTTAAAAACCAGCGATTCGAAGAAGCAGCAACATTGCGCGACACAGAGAAAAAATTAGGAGAGAGCCTTGAAAAGGCTAAAAGCGACTGGGAAGAAGAAACTAAAAATAAACGTTATCCAATTACTGAAGATGCAATTGCAGAAGTGATTAGTATGATGACCGGCATTCCCGTAAAACGCATGGTGCAGGCTGAAACCGAAAAACTTCGCAAAATGCAGGAGGATATGGGCACCATGGTAATTGGACAAAACGAAGCTATTAATAAAGTTGTCAAATCCATTCAAAGAAATCGCGTGGGGCTTAAAGATCCCAAAAAGCCCATTGGTAGTTTTATTTTTCTTGGGCCTACAGGTGTAGGTAAAACTGAATTAGCCAGAGCATTAGCTCGTCACCTGTTTGATTCCGAAGAATCACTGATAAGAATTGACATGAGTGAGTATATGGAAAAGTTTTCAGTAAGTCGTTTAATTGGTGCACCTCCGGGATATGTTGGCTATGAAGAAGGTGGGCAATTAACAGAAAAAGTGCGCCGTAAACCTTATAGCGTAATACTTTTGGACGAAATTGAAAAAGCGCATCCCGATATTTATAATATTTTACTGCAGGTTTTGGATGACGGCGTTTTAACCGATGGTTTAGGTAGGAAAATTGACTTCAAAAATACTTTAATCATCATGACCTCAAATATTGGAGTTCGTCAATTAAAAGAATTTGGAGATGGTGTAGGCTTCGCAACAGCAGCGCGTGTTTTAAATCAGGAAGAAAATAATAAAGCAGTTATTGAAAAAGCTTTAAAACGTACTTTCTCTCCAGAATTCTTAAACAGAATTGATGATGTAATTATCTTTAACTCCCTGACCAAAGAAAATATCTTTTCTATTATTGATATTTTAATGGAGAAAGTTTATGGCCGTTTAAAAAGCATGGGCTTAGAATTAGAACTTACCGAAGAAGCGAAAAACTTTATTTCAGATAAAGGATATGATGTACAGTTTGGCGCAAGACCATTGCATCGTGCCATTCAGAAATACCTGGAAGACCCTCTTGCAGAAGAAATACTCAATCATTCGGTGAAAGAAGGAGATGCTTTAACAGCTAAATTTGATAAAGAAAAGGAGAAAATATTTTTTGAAATAAAGAAAAAATCAAAAAGCCGTGTTTAG
- a CDS encoding STAS domain-containing protein translates to MKVKVDTKEIFYVARLEDRLFSVNLAEELTNIVTKRLGEPAKNVIVDFGKIAIAEKQALIDLATLHQLAYKNEISFVLCNIQSDVIKTFEELHLYDALNITPTESEAWDIVQMEEIERELLRED, encoded by the coding sequence ATGAAAGTCAAAGTTGATACCAAAGAAATATTTTACGTTGCCAGGCTGGAAGACAGGCTTTTTTCTGTTAATTTGGCAGAAGAACTTACAAATATCGTCACGAAAAGGTTAGGAGAACCTGCAAAAAATGTAATTGTGGATTTTGGGAAAATAGCAATTGCCGAAAAACAAGCATTGATAGACTTGGCTACTTTGCATCAATTAGCCTATAAAAATGAAATTTCATTTGTGCTATGCAATATTCAATCAGATGTAATAAAAACATTTGAGGAATTACACTTATATGATGCACTAAATATCACACCTACAGAAAGTGAAGCCTGGGATATTGTACAAATGGAAGAAATAGAAAGAGAGTTATTGAGGGAGGATTGA